From Anopheles arabiensis isolate DONGOLA chromosome 3, AaraD3, whole genome shotgun sequence, a single genomic window includes:
- the LOC120902039 gene encoding transcription factor A, mitochondrial: MQLNAVARLFYSPRLLLSTRQPGSLSSVPSCGLHATATLNDAGTATKSVPEKPKRPMNTYIRFAQSIRSSLASANPQASPTDISKLAAVKWQSLDQATKAKLEEEYKREQAVWLQKNAKYLSQLTDAQKAEIKLERQQRNEGKVKREQKRMLKELGRPKRPMNAYLRFCAQNKPAPGLSKEDNKMQMKNLGMQWKRLPEGERERYTKEAEAEMKRYQEEMKVWEDKMLAAENVIAVRKKNVLLPPSPASVKAKKGGIPVVDSAPVAKPKKPTSAARP, from the exons atgcAGCTCAATGCAGTGGCAAGACTGTTCTACAGTCCGCGGCTGTTGCTTTCCACAAG ACAACCGGGGTCACTGTCCTCCGTGCCATCCTGTGGGCTGCACGCAACGGCCACCCTGAACGATGCCGGCACTGCCACCAAATCGGTCCCGGAAAAACCAAAACGCCCGATGAACACTTACATAAGGTTCGCGCAAAGCATCCGGTCCTCGCTGGCCAGCGCCAACCCACAGGCTTCCCCCACGGACATTTCCAAGCTAGCCGCCGTCAAGTGGCAGTCGCTCGACCAAGCCACCAAAGCGAAGCTGGAGGAAGAGTACAAGCGCGAGCAGGCGGTGTGGTTGCAGAAGAACGCCAAATATCTCAGCCAGCTGACCGATGCGCAGAAGGCGGAAATAAAGCTCGAGCGGCAGCAGCGCAACGAGGGCAAGGTGAAGCGCGAACAGAAGCGCATGCTGAAGGAGCTCGGCCGCCCCAAGCGCCCGATGAATGCGTACCTGCGGTTCTGCGCCCAAAACAAACCGGCGCCCGGCCTGTCGAAGGAGGACAACAAGATGCAGATGAAAAACCTGGGCATGCAGTGGAAACGGCTACCGGAGGGGGAGCGGGAGCGCTACACTAAAGAGGCGGAAGCGGAAATGAAGCGCtaccaggaggagatgaaggtGTGGGAAGATAAAATGCTTGCCGCGGAAAATGTGATCGCGGTGCGGAAGAAGAACGTACTTCTGCCACCGTCGCCGGCGTCCGTAAAGGCGAAGAAGGGTGGCATTCCGGTGGTGGACAGTGCACCGGTAGCAAAGCCGAAGAAACCAACCAGTGCTGCCCGTCCATAG
- the LOC120900667 gene encoding PCI domain-containing protein 2 homolog has translation MYLHDYLNKIMRVWNAYEGQAVARFLSLQDFHVNDPNLYKENPDAAVSRQLPSPLDEIVSAHLKVVYHLMRSDPPNYAEAYRFQTGCIQAVVKLLQQMKEENWILPIMYVVSIDLRLLAAKCEQQTKSSKCGEILEKAAESLMSCFRVCAGDTRSSDEDTKRLGMLNLVNQLLKVYFRINKLHLCKPLIRAIDSSNFKDSFTLAQRITYKYFAGRKAMYDSDFKNAEEYLSFAFDNCPRRFTKNKRLILIYLTPVKMLLGYMPRKEVLERYNVLQFHDLASAVKEGNVRRFDEAIRRHEMFFINAGVYLIVEKMKILTYRNLFKKVHQILQTHQIDMNAFQTALQFSGAEDVSMDETHCIVANLIYEGRIKGYISYQHNKLVISKQNAFPSVVAA, from the coding sequence atgtATCTGCACGACTATTTAAACAAGATCATGCGCGTGTGGAACGCGTACGAAGGGCAGGCGGTAGCGCGGTTCCTGTCGCTTCAGGATTTTCACGTCAACGATCCCAACCTGTACAAGGAAAACCCGGACGCCGCCGTCAGCCGACAGTTGCCCTCGCCGCTGGACGAAATCGTGTCCGCCCATCTCAAGGTGGTGTACCATCTGATGCGTTCCGATCCGCCCAACTACGCGGAAGCTTACCGCTTTCAAACCGGCTGCATACAGGCCGTGGtgaagctgctgcagcagatgAAGGAAGAAAACTGGATCCTGCCCATCATGTACGTCGTCTCGATCGATCTGCGCCTGCTGGCAGCCAAGTGTGAGCAGCAAACGAAGAGTTCCAAGTGTGGCGAAATTCTGGAAAAGGCGGCGGAAAGCTTGATGTCCTGCTTTCGCGTCTGTGCCGGCGATACGCGCTCCTCGGACGAGGACACCAAACGGCTCGGCATGCTGAACCTGGTCAACCAGCTGCTGAAGGTGTACTTTCGCATCAACAAGCTGCACCTGTGCAAACCGCTGATCCGCGCGATCGACAGCTCCAACTTTAAGGACAGCTTCACCCTTGCGCAGCGCATCACGTACAAGTACTTTGCCGGCCGGAAGGCGATGTACGATTCGGACTTTAAGAATGCGGAAGAGTACCTGAGCTTCGCGTTCGACAACTGCCCGCGGCGGTTCACGAAAAACAAGCGGCTGATACTGATCTACCTGACGCCGGTCAAGATGCTGCTCGGGTACATGCCGCGCAAGGAGGTGCTGGAGCGGTACAATGTGCTGCAGTTTCACGATCTCGCCTCGGCCGTGAAGGAAGGCAACGTGCGCCGGTTCGACGAAGCGATCCGGCGCCATGAGATGTTTTTCATCAACGCGGGCGTGTACCTGATCGTGGAGAAGATGAAGATCCTGACGTACCGGAATCTGTTCAAGAAGGTGCACCAGATACTGCAGACGCATCAGATCGATATGAACGCGTTCCAGACGGCGCTCCAGTTTTCCGGCGCCGAGGACGTGTCGATGGACGAGACACACTGTATCGTGGCTAACTTGATCTACGAGGGGCGCATCAAGGGGTACATCAGCTACCAGCACAACAAGCTCGTCATCTCCAAGCAGAACGCATTCCCGAGCGTAGTGGCCGCATGA
- the LOC120902038 gene encoding uncharacterized protein LOC120902038 has product MDGETASSESVEQQQQQQPKTQEDILAARREARRRKILENSSNRLSKIVGQEIAPPPPKPEPKIPEESITSGDPFSSDSTLPVDDETTSESLYGVYPDPQDERLEYISPQVEALLANSGLNDDSFLNALTGGGGAGSSVPNGDIFHLLNTLNQAQPANGRLFDGAASTQRRAAGSQQQPSASSPSNSRFARALRTKVHLVVASIVAYLLFATGNEAYIGGNVFLPLLAWELIELLMIGSVEPAGGQQLLGIVFMLGGIPMKTSQTVMKLMNTVNKVMKDVAFFMFFFVLTHLLWSRLWLGIELRYVLGYDQLETVS; this is encoded by the exons ATGGATGGCGAAACAGCTTCATCAGAATcggtggagcagcagcagcagcagcagcccaaaACGCAGGAAGACATTCTGGCCGCACGGAGGGAAGCGCGACGAAGGAAGATATTGGAAAACTCCAGCAACCGACTGTCGAAAATAGTGGGCCAAGAGATAGCGCCTCCACCACCGAAACCAGAGCCCAAAATTCCCGAAGAAAGCATTACCAGCGGGGATCCGTTCAGCAGCGACTCAACGTTGCCCGTCGATGATG AAACCACCTCGGAATCTTTGTACGGCGTGTATCCCGACCCGCAGGACGAACGCCTGGAGTACATCAGCCCTCAAGTCGAGGCGCTGCTGGCAAACTCCGGCCTGAACGATGACTCCTTTCTGAACGCCCTAACTGGTGGCGGTGGAGCGGGCAGCTCCGTCCCCAACGGTGACATCTTTCATCTGCTCAACACACTCAACCAAGCACAACCGGCCAACGGGAGACTGTTCGATGGGGCAGCCAGCACGCAGCGTCGAGCCGCCGGAAGCCAGCAGCAGCCTTCCGCCTCATCGCCCAGCAACAGTCGGTTTGCGCGAGCGCTGCGTACCAAAGTTCATCTCGTTGTCGCGTCGATCGTGGCCTACCTGCTGTTTGCCACCGGCAATGAGGCGTACATCGGGGGCAACGTGTTCCTGCCGCTGCTGGCCTGGGAGTTGATTGAGCTGCTAATGATTGGGTCGGTCGAGCCGGCCGGCGGGCAGCAGCTGCTCGGTATCGTCTTCATGCTCGGCGGCATACCGATGAAAACGTCCCAAACGGTGATGAAGCTGATGAACACTGTCAACAAGGTGATGAAGGACGTTGCCTTCTTTATGTTCTTCTTCGTGCTCACGCACCTGCTGTGGAGCCGGCTGTGGTTGGGCATCGAGCTGCGGTACGTGCTCGGGTACGATCAGCTCGAAACGGTCTCGTAG